In Candidatus Desulfatibia profunda, one genomic interval encodes:
- a CDS encoding TIGR03790 family protein — MLANINAARSIGLANYYMTKREIPQENLVKLWVTDNETCSRSDYDKKVAGPVRRFIEQKNSERPIRCLVIMYGLPLRVSPPEMSRAERESMQIMIRKQQDLTNQLNRIKGEKPEDQKNIKEALNDINKKISNLKEAGMRSTSSLDSEIALVLEKDYPLSGWLPNPYFIGYGDKTLSIVPTI, encoded by the coding sequence GTGCTTGCAAACATAAATGCAGCCAGAAGTATTGGGCTGGCAAATTATTACATGACAAAAAGAGAGATTCCACAGGAAAACCTTGTCAAGCTCTGGGTGACGGACAATGAAACCTGCAGCCGGTCGGATTATGACAAGAAAGTGGCCGGACCGGTTCGAAGATTTATCGAACAAAAAAATTCAGAGCGACCCATCCGCTGCCTGGTTATCATGTACGGCCTTCCCCTGAGGGTGTCGCCACCGGAAATGTCTCGGGCTGAAAGAGAATCTATGCAAATTATGATTAGAAAACAGCAGGACTTAACGAACCAGTTAAACCGAATAAAAGGGGAAAAGCCAGAAGATCAAAAAAATATAAAAGAAGCTCTGAATGATATAAATAAAAAAATTTCAAATCTTAAAGAAGCCGGTATGCGTTCCACGTCTTCCCTTGATTCTGAAATAGCGCTTGTTCTTGAAAAAGATTATCCGCTTTCCGGATGGCTGCCCAATCCGTACTTTATCGGTTATGGGGATAAAACGTTATCCATTGTACCAACCATTTAA
- a CDS encoding VanZ family protein → MTIVLWAVFVLQVASAIFPFNVSITVSDLKHSLKQMIITPFQNHSLSYLLLAKSVGIDGQNFNWYKFIENVLFWSGWGYLAAMCYFIYWRVRRGGLWLMIMAGFIPGIFLETLQIFIVSRYCNINDIISNWAGVVAGLLLYWFYRPHDRYSSSESWRGLNGAVALYFFFMMFAGLQPLWSLHHRRQRQGQVDFP, encoded by the coding sequence TTGACAATAGTGCTTTGGGCTGTTTTTGTTTTGCAAGTCGCGTCAGCGATCTTTCCTTTCAACGTTTCCATTACCGTATCTGATTTAAAACACAGCCTGAAACAGATGATCATCACACCGTTTCAGAACCACTCCCTGAGTTATTTGCTTCTTGCTAAATCCGTAGGAATAGATGGGCAAAACTTTAACTGGTATAAGTTTATTGAAAATGTGCTCTTCTGGTCCGGTTGGGGATACCTTGCCGCCATGTGCTATTTTATCTACTGGCGGGTGAGGCGAGGTGGGTTGTGGTTGATGATAATGGCGGGGTTTATACCGGGGATTTTCTTGGAGACGTTGCAGATATTTATTGTTTCGCGCTATTGTAACATTAACGATATCATCTCAAACTGGGCGGGCGTAGTAGCAGGTCTTTTGCTTTATTGGTTTTATCGGCCACATGACCGATATTCATCTTCCGAATCCTGGCGCGGCTTAAATGGTGCCGTTGCGCTTTATTTTTTCTTTATGATGTTTGCCGGGTTGCAGCCATTGTGGAGTTTACATCACCGACGACAACGACAAGGTCAGGTGGATTTTCCATGA
- a CDS encoding UDP-N-acetylglucosamine 2-epimerase, giving the protein MHIHLIAAARPNFMKIAPLYHALKQEQWAKPCIIHTGQHYDLNMSDDFFKDLGLPQPDFHLGVGSGTHAQQTGQVMMAYEKILMENPPDLVVVVGDVNSTMAATRQTS; this is encoded by the coding sequence ATGCATATCCATCTCATCGCAGCAGCCAGACCCAACTTTATGAAGATTGCCCCTCTCTACCATGCTTTGAAACAAGAGCAATGGGCCAAGCCCTGCATCATTCATACCGGCCAGCATTATGACCTGAACATGTCCGATGACTTTTTCAAGGATTTAGGTCTTCCGCAACCTGATTTTCACCTTGGAGTTGGAAGCGGCACCCATGCCCAGCAGACCGGTCAGGTCATGATGGCTTACGAGAAAATACTCATGGAAAATCCACCTGACCTTGTCGTTGTCGTCGGTGATGTAAACTCCACAATGGCTGCAACCCGGCAAACATCATAA